Proteins from a single region of Acidianus ambivalens:
- the soxL2 gene encoding Rieske iron-sulfur protein SoxL2 gives MIKFKLNKDEKPILSPSDFYFINKLLAKMRNPKTKFDSREFVKKGDDYLFNYVDKNLGGIDEGRRRFLKGLVIGIGAAAVVGLIPGLRVLQPPEVAAISGFPKSLLVDSSGSPILASKIPVNSPIITIYEYPLTGEPNFLLNLGDSSGKPVKLSPATVVVPQTGDKYTWPGGVGPYGSIVSYSAICQHLGCQPPYIHFYPPNHVNSAQESAPEPDTLTPQAVAAAQSNHVPAIFHCDCHGSTYDPYHGAAVLTGPTVRPLPATILEWDSSTDYLYAVGSIGVGVYPTGSNGVPSKDPKSDLGSSFGSSVGTKTVVKETENPFSSS, from the coding sequence ATGATAAAGTTTAAACTAAACAAAGACGAGAAACCCATCCTTTCTCCCAGTGACTTTTACTTCATAAACAAACTCTTAGCTAAAATGAGGAATCCAAAAACAAAGTTCGACTCCAGAGAATTCGTCAAGAAGGGAGACGACTATTTATTTAACTACGTAGATAAAAACTTAGGAGGAATCGATGAAGGAAGAAGGAGATTCCTTAAAGGCTTGGTAATAGGAATAGGAGCAGCTGCAGTTGTAGGTTTGATTCCGGGACTTAGAGTTTTGCAACCGCCGGAAGTTGCAGCAATAAGCGGTTTTCCAAAGTCCCTATTAGTTGATTCTTCAGGATCTCCAATTTTAGCTTCTAAGATACCAGTTAATAGCCCAATAATCACAATTTACGAATATCCGTTAACCGGAGAACCTAACTTCTTGCTTAACCTAGGAGATTCTTCTGGGAAACCTGTTAAATTGTCTCCAGCTACGGTGGTAGTACCTCAAACTGGAGATAAATATACTTGGCCAGGAGGAGTAGGACCTTACGGTTCAATAGTCTCTTATAGTGCAATATGCCAGCACCTAGGTTGCCAACCACCATATATACACTTCTATCCTCCTAATCACGTTAATTCTGCACAAGAATCTGCACCAGAGCCAGATACATTAACTCCGCAAGCAGTGGCAGCGGCACAAAGCAATCATGTGCCTGCCATATTCCATTGCGACTGTCACGGTTCTACTTATGATCCTTATCACGGTGCTGCAGTACTAACTGGGCCGACCGTGAGGCCTCTTCCTGCAACGATCTTAGAATGGGACAGTTCTACTGATTACTTATATGCAGTAGGCAGTATTGGAGTGGGAGTATATCCTACGGGATCTAATGGAGTACCTTCCAAAGATCCTAAGAGCGACTTAGGATCGAGCTTTGGATCTTCTGTAGGAACCAAGACTGTAGTAAAAGAAACCGAGAACCCATTTAGTAGCAGTTAG